Proteins from a single region of Sporosarcina sp. P33:
- a CDS encoding ubiquinol-cytochrome c reductase iron-sulfur subunit, translating to MMSNKVSRRTFLSYTLMGTGGFMASAMLMPMIRFAIDPVLASAGGSDMIPTPQKEADLSEVPVRVDYTIKDRQDAWYTSDESNTAWVYKEGDKVIALSPVCKHLGCTVNWEGDEHKNEFFCPCHAGRYKKNGDNIPGTPPLGPLDEYEVEIIDGFVYLGSTIPNTLV from the coding sequence CTGATGAGCAATAAAGTGTCAAGACGCACGTTCCTTAGCTATACACTTATGGGAACTGGTGGGTTCATGGCCTCTGCAATGCTGATGCCGATGATTCGTTTCGCAATTGATCCCGTTCTGGCAAGTGCAGGCGGTTCTGACATGATTCCAACGCCGCAAAAAGAAGCCGATCTTTCGGAAGTGCCGGTTCGTGTAGACTATACAATCAAAGATCGACAAGATGCATGGTATACTTCTGATGAATCTAACACGGCTTGGGTCTACAAAGAAGGCGACAAGGTCATAGCACTTTCTCCAGTCTGTAAGCACTTAGGGTGTACAGTAAACTGGGAAGGCGATGAGCACAAAAACGAATTTTTCTGCCCATGTCACGCTGGACGTTACAAAAAAAATGGTGATAACATTCCAGGAACACCACCGCTTGGACCGCTTGATGAGTATGAAGTAGAAATCATCGACGGATTTGTCTATCTTGGTTCAACAATACCGAACACATTAGTCTAA
- a CDS encoding zinc metallopeptidase: MDVFWIYFGVILLLPIYAQFKVKSTYKKYSKIRSTSGMTGAQVARLILDQNGLHDVKVVESQGFLTDHYNPLTKIVALSTSNYHEASVAGTAVAAHEVGHAIQDKEAYSFLRFRHRLAPIAGLTSNAAWVFIMIGIIFSSMNSLLGIGILLMAVGVLFQIVTLPVEFNASSRAMDQIVQLGIIRNDEEPQAKKVLSAAAMTYVAATAVAVLELLRLILIFVNRD; this comes from the coding sequence ATAGACGTGTTCTGGATTTACTTTGGTGTCATTTTATTGCTTCCTATCTACGCGCAATTTAAAGTGAAAAGCACATATAAGAAGTATTCAAAAATCCGTTCTACTTCCGGAATGACAGGTGCTCAAGTAGCGCGATTAATTCTGGATCAAAATGGTTTGCATGATGTGAAAGTAGTGGAAAGCCAGGGGTTCTTAACCGATCACTACAATCCGCTGACGAAAATTGTGGCGCTGTCCACAAGCAACTATCATGAAGCATCTGTAGCAGGTACAGCAGTGGCAGCGCATGAAGTCGGCCACGCTATTCAGGACAAAGAAGCCTATTCGTTTCTGCGCTTCCGTCACAGACTCGCACCTATTGCAGGTCTGACGTCAAATGCCGCATGGGTTTTCATCATGATTGGAATTATCTTCTCCAGCATGAATTCATTGCTTGGAATCGGTATTCTTCTCATGGCAGTCGGGGTGCTGTTCCAAATCGTTACATTGCCTGTAGAATTTAATGCATCGTCACGTGCGATGGACCAAATTGTTCAACTCGGTATCATCCGTAATGACGAAGAACCGCAGGCGAAGAAAGTATTGAGTGCAGCAGCAATGACTTATGTTGCCGCAACAGCGGTCGCTGTCCTTGAACTATTGCGTTTAATATTGATCTTTGTAAACCGCGACTAA
- a CDS encoding DUF1405 domain-containing protein, translated as MLWAQTWMMLSHKSFLWILLFINILGSVYGYDWYMWQLEITEPKFWIFVPDSPTATLFFCFAIIGWLLKRNFKLMEALALITLVKYGLWAVVMNLLTLTVTGSIGWVGWMLIGSHFAMALQGILYLPKYKFTGWHIAIAAIWTLHNDVIDYVFGQMPIYHDLAQFSPQIGYFTFWLSIACIGIAMWSYKSRSVLSR; from the coding sequence ATGCTTTGGGCACAGACTTGGATGATGCTTTCTCATAAATCCTTCTTATGGATTCTTCTTTTTATTAATATATTAGGCTCGGTCTACGGATATGATTGGTATATGTGGCAGCTTGAAATTACGGAGCCGAAATTCTGGATTTTCGTGCCTGACAGTCCGACAGCAACATTGTTTTTCTGTTTTGCCATTATCGGCTGGCTGCTTAAACGGAACTTTAAACTGATGGAAGCACTTGCGCTCATTACGTTAGTGAAGTATGGCTTGTGGGCGGTTGTTATGAATTTGCTTACGCTGACAGTAACCGGCTCGATTGGATGGGTAGGCTGGATGCTGATCGGTTCACATTTTGCAATGGCGCTGCAAGGGATTCTTTATTTGCCGAAATATAAGTTTACCGGCTGGCATATTGCGATTGCGGCGATCTGGACATTGCATAATGATGTAATTGACTACGTGTTCGGACAAATGCCGATTTATCATGACCTGGCACAGTTCAGTCCGCAAATTGGCTATTTCACATTTTGGCTCTCGATTGCGTGTATCGGGATTGCGATGTGGAGCTATAAATCAAGAAGTGTGCTGTCTCGTTAG
- the qcrB gene encoding menaquinol-cytochrome c reductase cytochrome b subunit, whose protein sequence is MLNKIYDWVDERLDITPIWRDIADHEVPEHVNPAHHFSAFIYCFGGLTFFVTVIQILSGMFLTMYYTPDIENAWKSVFYLQNDVAFGELVRGMHHWGASLVIVMMFLHTLRVFFTGSYKKPRELNWIVGVLIFVVMLGLGFTGYLLPWDMKALFATKVGIEIAASVPFIGEQIKILLAGDSTILGAQTLTRFFAIHVFFLPAALLGLLAAHFIMIRRQGISGPL, encoded by the coding sequence GTGTTAAATAAAATTTATGATTGGGTGGATGAGCGGTTAGATATCACTCCAATTTGGCGAGATATCGCTGACCATGAAGTACCTGAGCACGTAAACCCTGCACATCATTTTTCTGCATTCATCTATTGTTTTGGAGGTTTGACGTTTTTCGTAACGGTTATCCAGATTTTGTCCGGTATGTTCCTGACAATGTATTATACGCCGGATATTGAAAACGCATGGAAATCAGTTTTCTACCTTCAAAATGATGTTGCATTCGGTGAACTTGTGCGCGGGATGCACCACTGGGGGGCTTCGTTAGTTATTGTAATGATGTTCCTACATACTTTGCGTGTATTCTTTACAGGGTCTTACAAGAAACCACGTGAATTGAACTGGATAGTCGGCGTATTGATCTTCGTCGTTATGCTAGGTCTAGGATTCACAGGATATCTATTGCCTTGGGATATGAAGGCTCTATTTGCAACAAAAGTTGGGATTGAGATTGCCGCGTCGGTACCTTTCATCGGAGAACAGATTAAAATCCTTCTCGCGGGTGATTCCACGATTTTAGGTGCGCAGACGTTAACAAGATTCTTCGCGATTCATGTATTTTTCCTACCAGCTGCTTTGCTTGGGTTGCTTGCGGCACACTTTATCATGATCAGAAGACAAGGTATTTCCGGACCACTATAA
- a CDS encoding DUF2487 family protein, whose amino-acid sequence MNWVPKDVDTYINQKEYIDTIVVPLIAVDTRPETMKNSASSSEFLMNLSMFIEKQFKGRMMFMPPVSYTQSTDLQQIADTLSEDLKKSSFTHIFYLTTDPKWTSINTEGKVVWLPSIPLETMDDHLRQTIMEDQLRQVLTHFMESWNMQ is encoded by the coding sequence ATGAACTGGGTTCCAAAAGATGTAGATACCTACATAAATCAGAAAGAATATATCGACACAATTGTTGTGCCGCTGATTGCTGTCGATACCCGGCCGGAAACGATGAAAAACAGTGCTTCTTCCTCGGAGTTCCTGATGAATCTGTCAATGTTCATCGAGAAGCAGTTTAAAGGCCGCATGATGTTCATGCCGCCAGTTTCCTATACGCAGTCAACCGACTTGCAGCAGATCGCAGACACACTGTCAGAAGACCTGAAGAAATCTTCATTTACGCATATCTTCTATCTGACCACCGACCCGAAGTGGACAAGCATAAACACAGAAGGAAAAGTTGTCTGGCTGCCGTCCATTCCGCTGGAGACGATGGATGACCATTTGCGCCAGACTATTATGGAAGATCAGCTGCGGCAAGTGCTGACACATTTCATGGAAAGCTGGAATATGCAGTAA
- a CDS encoding YitT family protein produces the protein MFAGIRVRNILVIILGAALFSFGLVNFTIQHELAEGGFTGITLVLLFAFNWDPAVMNLVLNVPMFIIGWKMLGRRPFIYTVIGTVAVSIFIKIFMKYKVNIHMEGDLFLVSLFAGVFIGVGLGIIFRSGGTTGGSDIIARLAHKKYGITMGKTMFAFDAAVILLSWAVYLDYRSMMYTLVALFVGARVIDFVQEGAYSARGAFIVTNSPHELAEKITGSMGRGVTVFKGYGHFSKENREILYCVVGKSEMIRLKNLITSIDPEAFVSLIEVHDVMGEGFTLDEQKRPIAD, from the coding sequence GTTTCGGATTGGTGAATTTCACGATTCAGCACGAACTGGCGGAAGGCGGATTTACCGGGATCACGCTAGTATTATTATTCGCATTTAATTGGGATCCTGCCGTGATGAATCTCGTGCTGAATGTTCCCATGTTTATTATCGGCTGGAAAATGCTCGGCAGGCGCCCCTTTATTTATACGGTAATCGGAACCGTCGCAGTATCAATTTTCATCAAGATATTTATGAAATATAAAGTAAATATTCATATGGAAGGCGATTTGTTTCTAGTATCTCTGTTTGCCGGAGTTTTTATCGGCGTAGGTCTTGGTATTATATTCAGGAGCGGCGGTACAACGGGCGGTTCCGATATCATTGCCAGATTGGCACATAAAAAATACGGGATTACAATGGGCAAAACCATGTTCGCGTTTGATGCAGCCGTCATTTTGCTGTCGTGGGCAGTCTACCTGGATTACCGTTCGATGATGTACACGCTCGTTGCCTTATTTGTCGGAGCACGGGTCATTGATTTTGTGCAGGAAGGGGCGTATTCCGCAAGAGGGGCGTTCATTGTCACGAATTCCCCCCATGAACTGGCCGAGAAAATTACGGGTTCGATGGGAAGAGGAGTAACTGTATTCAAAGGATATGGTCATTTTTCAAAAGAAAACCGTGAAATTCTTTATTGTGTCGTTGGTAAGAGTGAAATGATCCGGTTAAAAAACTTGATCACTTCCATAGATCCAGAAGCATTTGTTTCCTTGATAGAAGTTCATGATGTTATGGGTGAAGGCTTTACTTTAGATGAACAAAAGCGCCCGATTGCTGATTAG
- a CDS encoding tetratricopeptide repeat protein — MNVLQELEQILLDGDLNALEDNIQKLLASNEYDALYDVANMLIDYGFIGQADFIFSQLLLVFPGEAQLKIDRAAALLELGEEDEALLLLTDISPDEEEYVQALLAQADYYQMVGLAETALSKVREAAGLAPHEPVIQLAQAELLLDSGRYSEAVRIYQKLHEAHDELAGVRLSSRLAEAYSAGAAYEEAIPFYEELLDKEENPEELFGLGLAYYQTARYPEAIRRLEQLLEMDPDYFSAYMLTGQSYAQMNEDKQAYEWFKKGIERDAFDKELQLAAGKSALKLQLPEEAEKHLQEALVLDPEYIDALVTLASLYEQQEKDDLLIELLTYAEADQLEIPLLHAFFAYAYERTEDFKKAYEMYLKAYDGMNEDAAFLDQYARFLLEEGKRDEALPVIQQLVRIAPHEEEWTAYIAQSEEEG, encoded by the coding sequence ATGAATGTATTGCAGGAATTGGAGCAAATTTTACTCGACGGAGATTTGAATGCCCTTGAGGATAACATACAGAAACTGCTGGCATCCAATGAATATGACGCATTATACGATGTGGCAAACATGCTAATCGACTATGGATTTATTGGGCAGGCAGACTTTATATTCTCTCAGCTATTACTTGTATTTCCCGGCGAAGCACAGCTAAAGATAGATCGTGCCGCAGCATTACTTGAACTCGGCGAAGAAGATGAAGCATTATTATTGCTGACTGACATTTCACCAGATGAGGAAGAGTATGTACAGGCACTGCTTGCACAGGCAGATTACTATCAGATGGTGGGACTGGCGGAAACGGCCCTGTCCAAAGTGCGGGAAGCGGCCGGCCTGGCTCCTCACGAACCGGTGATTCAGCTCGCGCAGGCAGAACTGCTGCTGGATTCAGGAAGATACAGTGAAGCCGTGAGGATCTATCAGAAACTTCACGAGGCGCATGATGAGCTGGCAGGTGTGCGCCTGTCTTCACGTCTTGCGGAAGCATACAGTGCAGGTGCTGCGTATGAGGAGGCTATCCCGTTCTACGAGGAGCTCCTGGATAAAGAAGAAAATCCTGAAGAGCTGTTCGGTCTGGGCCTTGCTTATTATCAAACAGCCCGCTATCCGGAAGCAATCCGGCGTCTGGAGCAGCTGCTTGAAATGGACCCGGATTATTTCTCTGCCTATATGCTTACAGGACAAAGCTACGCGCAGATGAATGAAGATAAGCAGGCTTATGAATGGTTCAAGAAAGGTATTGAACGGGATGCATTTGATAAAGAATTACAGCTTGCTGCCGGAAAATCCGCATTGAAACTGCAACTGCCCGAAGAGGCTGAAAAACATTTGCAGGAGGCGCTGGTGCTTGATCCGGAATACATCGATGCACTGGTAACGCTTGCGTCGCTCTATGAACAGCAGGAAAAGGATGACCTCTTAATCGAACTGCTGACCTACGCTGAAGCTGATCAGTTAGAGATACCTTTACTCCACGCATTTTTTGCATATGCCTATGAACGCACAGAAGATTTTAAAAAGGCGTATGAAATGTATTTGAAAGCATATGATGGGATGAACGAAGATGCTGCCTTTTTGGATCAATATGCACGATTCCTGCTGGAGGAAGGTAAACGTGACGAGGCTTTGCCTGTTATTCAGCAATTAGTGCGAATCGCACCGCATGAAGAAGAATGGACAGCATATATCGCGCAATCTGAAGAGGAGGGATAA
- a CDS encoding menaquinol-cytochrome c reductase cytochrome b/c subunit, whose product MHRGKGMKFVGDSRIKASGRMPNTPKDYSEYPGKTEAFWPNFLLKEWMIGSIFLIGYLIVTLAHPSPLERQADPTDTMYIPVPDWYFLFMYQLLKYEFASGPYNVIGAIVIPGLAVMALMLVPFMDTTKERRPFKRPLPTGFMILSFLAIFYLTWESVVNHDWEAAKVQGAIVDEVEFDETAEGYEIYQGSSCIGCHGDSFQGGLGLPLTNTGMTPEEIIEIAHDGRGSMPPGTWEGSDEDLQVLAEFISELESK is encoded by the coding sequence ATGCACCGCGGAAAAGGGATGAAATTTGTTGGTGATTCGCGTATTAAAGCTTCTGGCAGGATGCCGAATACACCAAAAGATTACTCAGAATACCCAGGTAAAACTGAGGCGTTCTGGCCAAACTTTCTATTGAAAGAGTGGATGATCGGATCGATTTTCTTAATCGGCTACCTGATTGTCACACTTGCACACCCGTCACCGCTTGAGCGTCAGGCGGACCCGACGGATACAATGTATATACCGGTTCCAGATTGGTATTTCCTATTCATGTATCAGTTATTGAAATATGAATTCGCTTCCGGTCCTTATAACGTGATCGGTGCGATTGTAATTCCTGGATTGGCAGTAATGGCATTAATGCTGGTACCTTTCATGGACACAACAAAAGAAAGACGTCCATTTAAGCGTCCATTGCCGACAGGCTTCATGATTCTTTCATTCTTGGCGATTTTCTACTTGACTTGGGAATCAGTCGTCAACCACGACTGGGAAGCTGCAAAAGTTCAAGGTGCAATCGTTGACGAAGTAGAATTTGATGAAACAGCAGAAGGATATGAGATCTATCAGGGCTCTTCCTGTATTGGCTGTCACGGTGACTCATTCCAGGGTGGTCTGGGCTTACCGTTAACGAATACTGGCATGACGCCAGAAGAAATTATCGAAATCGCTCATGATGGCCGCGGCTCAATGCCTCCGGGTACATGGGAAGGTTCAGATGAAGATCTTCAAGTACTTGCTGAATTTATATCTGAGCTAGAATCGAAGTAA
- a CDS encoding ReoY family proteolytic degradation factor — MMAMVPVTAKKEFLRWFLKRYRLKRRECVWILNYLLSNEHLLTNVHFTDEAHHCPRAMIISTTEVDSIPFRFYKGNLMTADAEKSFHDLRLHPDEDMFIQLNFKDSNKCPEYASVAEENPYLPEDLLKKRKDQQIAEKLLEESFTLTTNDMLLKRIDEALDNGDRELFISLTAMLNEMKKDKDTNR, encoded by the coding sequence ATGATGGCCATGGTTCCTGTAACTGCCAAAAAAGAATTCTTGAGGTGGTTTTTGAAACGCTATCGATTAAAGCGGCGGGAATGTGTATGGATTTTAAATTATCTTCTCAGCAATGAACATCTATTGACGAATGTTCACTTTACAGATGAAGCTCATCATTGTCCGAGGGCCATGATTATTTCTACAACTGAAGTTGACAGCATTCCGTTTCGCTTTTATAAAGGGAATCTGATGACAGCTGATGCGGAAAAATCATTTCATGATCTCCGGCTGCATCCCGATGAAGATATGTTCATCCAGCTGAACTTCAAAGACAGCAATAAATGTCCGGAGTATGCCAGTGTAGCGGAGGAAAATCCTTATTTGCCGGAAGATCTTCTTAAGAAAAGAAAAGATCAGCAAATAGCAGAAAAACTCCTGGAAGAAAGCTTCACGTTGACGACAAACGACATGTTGCTGAAAAGAATTGATGAAGCGCTGGATAATGGCGACCGTGAATTATTTATCAGCCTGACGGCAATGCTGAATGAGATGAAAAAAGACAAGGACACCAACCGATGA